The following proteins are co-located in the Streptomyces sp. NBC_01198 genome:
- a CDS encoding VOC family protein produces the protein MTGRQPAQRDQHAAGGTDPSRGGADVARGAPCWVSLTARDLAAAEKFYGTVLGWEFRSTTLGERFAVAETDGRPIATIGAVAGDMQVAVVWTPFFAVTQADEATARIRERSATVALGPVSFASGRAALAADRDGAVFGVWDGLLPGGWQSWHDRGPVVVRLRTRDAFESAIFYGGVLQWADEDDGCCSVAYEYERAEVVVHNRGEVVARISSGAVEAAPDPTIRPHWAVHFAVDDVPARIEAARELGAAVLASGKGPTGPWADLRDPDGGLFTVFAR, from the coding sequence ATGACCGGGCGGCAGCCGGCGCAGAGGGACCAGCACGCGGCCGGCGGGACGGACCCGTCCCGCGGCGGCGCGGACGTGGCGCGCGGTGCCCCCTGCTGGGTCAGCCTGACCGCGCGGGATCTTGCCGCCGCCGAGAAGTTCTACGGCACCGTCCTCGGCTGGGAGTTCCGCTCGACGACGCTCGGTGAGCGGTTCGCCGTCGCGGAGACCGACGGCCGGCCCATCGCCACCATCGGCGCGGTCGCCGGCGACATGCAGGTCGCGGTGGTGTGGACACCGTTCTTCGCGGTCACCCAGGCCGACGAGGCGACCGCCAGGATCAGGGAGCGCAGCGCCACCGTGGCGCTCGGCCCGGTGTCCTTCGCCTCCGGCCGCGCCGCGCTCGCCGCCGACCGGGACGGCGCGGTCTTCGGCGTGTGGGACGGCCTGCTGCCCGGCGGCTGGCAGTCCTGGCACGACCGCGGCCCGGTCGTGGTACGCCTGCGCACCAGGGACGCCTTCGAGTCGGCCATCTTCTACGGCGGTGTCCTGCAGTGGGCCGACGAGGACGACGGCTGCTGCAGCGTGGCCTACGAGTACGAGCGCGCCGAGGTCGTCGTCCACAACCGCGGCGAGGTGGTGGCCAGGATCTCCTCCGGCGCGGTCGAGGCGGCGCCCGATCCGACGATCCGCCCGCACTGGGCCGTCCACTTCGCGGTCGACGACGTGCCGGCGCGGATCGAGGCCGCCCGCGAGCTGGGCGCCGCGGTGCTCGCCAGCGGTAAAGGCCCGACCGGACCGTGGGCCGATCTGCGCGACCCGGACGGCGGCCTGTTCACGGTGTTCGCCCGCTAG
- a CDS encoding beta-glucanase, which yields MSDRPTAPVVFDAPFSDRTAWAVGRTSAYPEDGRNPGDNKLDVIGPGYGPTADGVFTARRARGGSWHTALVSTEYAPGGFELLPDDELTATCVVHDVQGAWPALWTWGRDSGSRPQPGHGEVDAFEYHPTNPGLLELTNHVRPAAHYAEDAVTAGRPFVLRVVFGTTSVAWYVDGRLLFADHLGVGPRWRAWPVVCISVSAGQYGHLAPRPGTDELHWQCTALTVRRAAGGSGRGDPDRPA from the coding sequence ATGAGCGACCGCCCCACCGCACCGGTGGTCTTCGACGCGCCCTTCAGCGACCGCACCGCCTGGGCGGTCGGCCGCACCTCCGCCTATCCCGAGGACGGTCGGAACCCCGGCGACAACAAGCTCGACGTGATCGGCCCCGGCTACGGCCCCACCGCCGACGGGGTCTTCACCGCCCGCCGGGCGCGCGGCGGAAGCTGGCACACCGCGCTGGTCTCCACCGAATACGCCCCCGGCGGCTTCGAACTGCTGCCGGACGACGAGCTGACCGCGACCTGCGTCGTCCACGACGTGCAGGGCGCCTGGCCCGCGCTGTGGACCTGGGGGCGCGACTCCGGCAGCCGCCCGCAGCCCGGGCACGGCGAGGTGGACGCCTTCGAGTACCACCCCACCAACCCCGGCCTGCTGGAGCTGACCAACCACGTCCGCCCGGCCGCCCACTACGCCGAGGACGCCGTCACCGCGGGGCGCCCGTTCGTCCTGCGGGTGGTCTTCGGCACCACCAGCGTCGCGTGGTACGTCGACGGCCGGCTGCTCTTCGCCGACCACCTGGGCGTCGGCCCGCGCTGGCGGGCCTGGCCGGTGGTCTGCATCAGTGTCTCGGCCGGGCAGTACGGCCATCTGGCGCCGCGTCCCGGCACCGACGAGCTGCACTGGCAGTGCACCGCCCTGACCGTGCGCCGCGCCGCCGGAGGCAGTGGCAGAGGAGATCCGGATCGTCCGGCATGA
- a CDS encoding helix-turn-helix domain-containing protein — MADTDHQPTATPGDDLVLAPRLRDLRQAAGLTLESAANRVGLSAAHLSRLESGLRQPSLPVLLGLARMYGTTVSDLLGETTGEPDPIVRGADAAAVPAGGWTYWRAGGNGRAMQALRLHIPAGTQRALVRVHAGEEWLYVTGGTLDLTLGERTHTLAPGDSAHFDSLVPHRLAAGGGSGADVLFLHTLMQSETSALCIGEPSSRTTAALPAAHRTVTPRGDRT; from the coding sequence ATGGCAGACACCGATCACCAGCCGACCGCGACCCCCGGTGACGACCTCGTCCTCGCCCCGCGGCTGCGGGACCTGCGGCAGGCGGCCGGGCTCACGCTGGAGAGCGCGGCGAACCGGGTCGGCCTGTCCGCGGCGCATCTGTCGCGGCTGGAGTCCGGACTGCGTCAGCCCTCGCTCCCGGTGCTGCTCGGGCTCGCCCGGATGTACGGGACCACGGTCTCGGACCTGCTCGGCGAGACCACGGGCGAACCCGACCCCATCGTACGCGGCGCCGACGCCGCCGCGGTGCCGGCCGGCGGATGGACCTACTGGCGGGCCGGCGGCAACGGGCGCGCCATGCAGGCGCTGCGGCTGCACATCCCCGCCGGGACGCAGCGCGCGCTGGTGCGGGTGCACGCCGGCGAGGAGTGGCTGTACGTCACCGGCGGCACGCTCGACCTGACGCTCGGCGAGCGCACACACACCCTCGCCCCCGGCGACTCCGCGCACTTCGACTCGCTGGTGCCGCACCGGCTCGCCGCCGGCGGCGGCTCGGGCGCCGACGTGCTGTTCCTGCACACCCTGATGCAGAGCGAGACGTCCGCACTGTGCATCGGCGAGCCGTCCTCCCGCACCACCGCCGCGCTCCCCGCGGCGCACCGTACCGTCACCCCACGAGGAGACCGGACATGA
- a CDS encoding DUF6126 family protein codes for MTTDSTPHDPRPLPPVVVPTTNGSEKRKQRGVITRVLVYVVVAHLLAAYLYFLFDVAAKH; via the coding sequence ATGACCACCGACAGCACCCCGCACGACCCCCGCCCGCTCCCCCCGGTCGTCGTCCCCACCACCAACGGCAGCGAGAAGCGCAAGCAGCGCGGGGTGATCACCCGGGTGCTCGTCTACGTGGTGGTCGCCCATCTGCTGGCCGCCTACCTCTACTTCCTCTTCGACGTCGCCGCCAAGCACTGA
- a CDS encoding amidohydrolase, translating to MALPDDAWPTELLPGLESLYEGLHRHPELSGHEHRTAAKAAEALTVAGYEVTQDVGGTGVVGVLRNGDGPVVMLRADMDALPVREDTGLPYASEVYAPGPDGASVPVAHACGHDMHVACLAGATALLARLRAHWSGTVLAVFQPAEELVAGARAMIEDGLFERFPRPDVVLGQHVGPLPAGMIGYREGTVMAAADFADVELFGRGGHGSRPEATVDPVLLAASVVVRLQGIVAREVPPAETAVVTVGRLQAGAKENIIPDTAQLGISVRSYTPQVRRLVIDAVERIVNGEAAVSGSPRPPVISWKPAAPVLVSDVDATRAVIADLAGHFGQERMLPLPPIAASEDVGLFGEAAGVPTVFWFWGGLDAATVVTAFEEGRHDQLPSNHSPDFAPVVQPTLTTGVEALTVAALGRFGG from the coding sequence ATGGCGCTGCCCGACGACGCGTGGCCGACCGAGCTCCTGCCGGGACTCGAATCGCTGTACGAGGGTCTGCACCGGCATCCAGAACTGTCGGGACACGAGCACCGCACCGCCGCGAAGGCCGCGGAGGCGCTGACCGTCGCCGGCTACGAGGTGACGCAGGACGTCGGCGGCACCGGGGTGGTCGGGGTGCTGCGCAACGGCGACGGTCCCGTGGTGATGCTGCGGGCCGACATGGACGCGCTGCCGGTGCGCGAGGACACCGGGCTGCCGTACGCGTCCGAGGTGTACGCGCCCGGTCCGGACGGCGCGAGCGTGCCGGTCGCGCACGCCTGCGGGCACGACATGCACGTGGCCTGCCTGGCCGGGGCGACGGCGCTGCTCGCCCGGCTGCGGGCGCACTGGTCGGGCACCGTGCTGGCGGTCTTCCAGCCCGCCGAGGAGCTGGTCGCGGGCGCCCGCGCGATGATCGAGGACGGGCTCTTCGAGCGGTTCCCGCGGCCCGACGTCGTGCTCGGCCAGCACGTCGGGCCGTTGCCGGCCGGCATGATCGGGTACCGCGAGGGCACGGTGATGGCCGCGGCCGACTTCGCCGACGTGGAGCTCTTCGGCCGCGGCGGCCACGGCTCGCGCCCCGAGGCGACCGTCGACCCGGTGCTGCTCGCCGCGTCGGTGGTCGTGCGCCTGCAGGGCATCGTGGCGCGGGAGGTGCCGCCGGCCGAGACCGCGGTGGTGACGGTGGGCCGGCTGCAGGCCGGGGCGAAGGAGAACATCATCCCGGACACCGCCCAGCTGGGCATCAGCGTGCGCTCGTACACCCCGCAGGTGCGGCGGCTGGTGATCGACGCGGTCGAGCGGATCGTCAACGGCGAGGCGGCGGTGAGCGGTTCGCCCAGGCCGCCGGTGATCAGCTGGAAGCCGGCCGCGCCGGTGCTGGTCAGTGACGTGGACGCGACCCGGGCGGTGATCGCCGACCTGGCCGGGCACTTCGGGCAGGAGCGGATGCTGCCCCTGCCGCCGATCGCGGCGAGCGAGGACGTCGGCCTGTTCGGCGAGGCGGCGGGGGTGCCGACGGTCTTCTGGTTCTGGGGCGGCCTGGACGCCGCGACCGTGGTGACGGCCTTCGAGGAGGGCCGCCACGACCAGCTGCCCAGCAACCACTCCCCCGACTTCGCACCCGTGGTCCAGCCCACCCTGACCACCGGCGTGGAGGCCCTGACCGTCGCGGCACTGGGCAGGTTCGGCGGCTGA
- a CDS encoding NAD-dependent epimerase/dehydratase family protein, with translation MILITGGLGFIGSHTARALLDLGESCVLLQRRTVTSLPAALAAEHGTRLFVEQGDLADLDRLRDIGARHRVTGIVHLAGSVPWPLGAGDPVDAARAALDTLFAVVKAAAEWKVARVVVAGTIGVYAGAETGPGAAGGPLGEDLPLPMTSGHVIPAFKKIGELLADHLTAATGVELVNARISAAWGPLGRPASVFVAAPQLVHAAARGTAPDLSALYVPAYAGHGTDLIYAKDCGRALALLQQAPRLAHRTYNVASGRVTTNADILAALSALAPAAPVELPPGRAPQAPADICLDITRLRQDTGYAPAYGTARAVADYLGWLRAGNAR, from the coding sequence ATGATCCTCATCACCGGCGGCCTGGGCTTCATCGGCTCGCACACCGCCCGCGCCCTGCTCGACCTCGGCGAATCCTGCGTGCTGCTGCAGCGGCGTACGGTCACCTCGCTGCCCGCCGCCCTCGCCGCCGAGCACGGCACGCGGCTCTTCGTCGAGCAGGGCGACCTCGCCGACCTCGACCGGCTGCGCGACATCGGCGCCCGGCACCGTGTCACGGGCATCGTCCACCTCGCCGGGTCCGTCCCGTGGCCGCTTGGCGCCGGCGACCCGGTGGACGCCGCCCGCGCGGCCCTCGACACCCTCTTCGCCGTCGTCAAGGCGGCGGCCGAGTGGAAGGTCGCGCGGGTCGTGGTGGCCGGCACCATCGGCGTCTACGCCGGGGCCGAGACCGGCCCCGGCGCGGCGGGCGGCCCGCTCGGCGAGGACCTGCCGCTGCCGATGACGAGCGGCCACGTCATTCCGGCGTTCAAGAAGATCGGCGAGCTGCTCGCCGACCACCTCACCGCGGCGACCGGCGTCGAGCTGGTCAACGCGCGCATATCCGCCGCATGGGGCCCGCTCGGCCGCCCGGCGTCGGTCTTCGTCGCCGCACCCCAGCTCGTCCACGCGGCCGCCCGCGGCACCGCGCCCGACCTGTCCGCGCTCTACGTCCCCGCGTACGCCGGCCACGGCACCGACCTGATCTACGCCAAGGACTGCGGCCGCGCTCTGGCCCTGCTCCAGCAGGCCCCCCGGCTGGCCCACCGCACCTACAACGTCGCCTCGGGCCGCGTCACCACCAACGCCGACATCCTCGCCGCGCTGTCCGCCCTCGCCCCCGCCGCCCCGGTCGAGCTCCCTCCTGGCCGGGCCCCGCAGGCGCCCGCGGACATCTGCCTGGACATCACCCGGCTGCGCCAGGACACCGGTTACGCCCCCGCGTACGGCACCGCCCGTGCCGTCGCCGACTACCTCGGCTGGCTTCGCGCGGGCAACGCCCGCTGA
- a CDS encoding MarR family winged helix-turn-helix transcriptional regulator has product MSNTAPELNTRLGHLLKHAQLRLTELHAEALAPFGISGRELAVLLVLAGQEAASQQQAAGRLGVDRTTMVAFLDTLEGKELVARRPDPDDRRRNVVVLTAKGEDVLRRATAASDAAERRFLAPLAAADTPGFRAALQAVALHQDDPA; this is encoded by the coding sequence GTGTCCAACACAGCCCCGGAGCTGAACACCCGGCTCGGCCATCTCCTCAAGCACGCGCAGCTGCGACTGACCGAGCTGCACGCGGAAGCACTCGCGCCGTTCGGCATCAGCGGGCGCGAGCTCGCGGTGCTGCTGGTGCTCGCCGGCCAGGAGGCGGCCTCCCAGCAGCAGGCCGCGGGCCGGCTCGGCGTGGACCGGACCACGATGGTCGCCTTCCTCGACACCCTGGAGGGCAAGGAGCTGGTGGCCCGCCGCCCGGACCCCGACGACCGGCGCCGCAACGTCGTCGTCCTGACGGCGAAGGGCGAGGACGTCCTGCGGCGCGCGACCGCGGCGAGCGACGCGGCGGAACGGCGCTTCCTGGCCCCGCTCGCCGCAGCCGACACGCCCGGCTTCCGCGCCGCCCTGCAGGCCGTCGCCCTGCACCAGGACGACCCGGCCTGA
- a CDS encoding YciI family protein, giving the protein MAKYLLLKHYRGAPAPVNDVPMDRWSQEEISAHVQYVNDFADRLEETGELVDNQALGPEGMFVRYDGEGRPPVTDGPFAETKDLIAGWIVIDVDSHQRAVELAGELSAAPGAGGKPIHEWLELRLFLGASHTITE; this is encoded by the coding sequence ATGGCGAAGTACCTGCTGCTCAAGCACTACCGCGGCGCCCCGGCCCCGGTCAACGACGTGCCCATGGACCGGTGGTCGCAGGAGGAGATCTCGGCCCATGTGCAGTATGTGAACGACTTCGCGGACCGGCTGGAGGAGACCGGCGAGCTGGTCGACAACCAGGCGCTCGGCCCGGAGGGGATGTTCGTCCGCTACGACGGCGAGGGGCGTCCGCCGGTCACCGACGGCCCGTTCGCCGAGACCAAGGACCTCATCGCCGGCTGGATCGTGATCGACGTCGACAGCCACCAGCGCGCGGTCGAGCTCGCCGGAGAGCTGTCCGCCGCCCCCGGGGCGGGCGGGAAGCCGATCCACGAGTGGCTCGAACTGCGGCTGTTCCTGGGCGCGTCCCACACCATCACCGAGTGA
- a CDS encoding RNA polymerase sigma factor, whose translation MDEALLRSLTPSVLGILVRRGAGFAAAEDAVQEALVEAVRGWPGGRPRDPQGWLVTVAWRRFLDATRSDAARRRREELVDDQPAPGPAPGLDDTLHLYFLCAHPSLTPSSAVALTLRAVGGLTTRQIAHAYLIPEATMAQRISRAKRTVSGVRFDQPGDVATVLRVLYLVFNEGYSGDVDLAAEAVRLTRQLAAAIDHPEVAGLLALMLLHHARRDARSASDGGLVPLAEQDRARWDTASIAEGVAILQAALARDRLGEFQAQAAIAALHADAPAAEETDWTQILGWYNELVRLTGSPVVRLNRAVAVGEADGPRAGLAALAELDDSLPRHAAVAAYLHERDGDPATAARLYAEAALKAQNLAERDHLTRQAARLNARRRG comes from the coding sequence CTGGACGAGGCGCTCCTGCGGAGCCTCACGCCGAGCGTGCTCGGGATCCTCGTCCGCCGCGGAGCCGGCTTCGCGGCGGCCGAGGACGCCGTTCAGGAGGCGCTGGTCGAGGCGGTCCGCGGCTGGCCGGGCGGCCGGCCGCGGGACCCGCAGGGCTGGCTGGTCACCGTGGCCTGGCGCCGGTTCCTCGACGCGACGCGGTCGGACGCGGCCCGCCGCCGGCGGGAGGAGCTGGTCGACGATCAGCCGGCGCCGGGGCCCGCGCCGGGACTGGACGACACGCTCCACCTGTACTTCCTGTGCGCCCACCCGTCGCTGACGCCGTCGTCCGCGGTCGCGTTGACGCTGCGCGCTGTCGGCGGGCTGACCACCCGCCAGATCGCCCACGCGTACCTGATCCCCGAGGCGACCATGGCGCAGCGGATCAGCCGGGCCAAGCGCACGGTCTCCGGCGTGCGGTTCGACCAGCCCGGCGACGTCGCCACCGTGCTGCGCGTGCTCTACCTGGTCTTCAACGAGGGCTACTCCGGCGACGTCGACCTCGCCGCCGAGGCCGTCCGGCTCACCCGGCAGCTCGCGGCCGCCATCGACCACCCCGAAGTGGCGGGGCTGCTGGCCCTCATGCTGCTCCACCACGCCCGGCGCGACGCCCGTAGCGCGTCCGACGGCGGCCTGGTGCCGCTCGCCGAGCAGGACCGCGCCCGGTGGGACACCGCGTCGATCGCCGAGGGCGTGGCGATCCTGCAGGCGGCCCTCGCCCGAGACCGGCTGGGCGAATTCCAGGCCCAGGCCGCCATCGCGGCGCTGCACGCCGACGCGCCGGCCGCCGAGGAGACCGACTGGACGCAGATCCTCGGGTGGTACAACGAGCTCGTACGCCTGACCGGCAGCCCGGTCGTGCGGCTCAACCGCGCGGTCGCGGTCGGCGAGGCCGACGGCCCGCGCGCGGGTCTGGCCGCGCTCGCCGAGCTGGACGACTCGCTGCCCCGCCACGCCGCGGTGGCCGCGTACCTCCACGAGCGCGACGGCGATCCGGCGACGGCGGCACGGCTCTACGCCGAGGCGGCGCTGAAGGCGCAGAACCTCGCGGAGCGCGACCACCTCACCCGGCAGGCCGCCCGCCTCAACGCCCGCCGCCGCGGCTGA